Genomic segment of Drosophila ananassae strain 14024-0371.13 chromosome 2L, ASM1763931v2, whole genome shotgun sequence:
tttagatttctatttctattattCCACTTAATAATACATTAACGTATCGAGTTCTATGTGAATATATTAAAACATGTAGAAATATTTGTGGCGAGGTACTTGAACTCATAGGATATCCTAACCCCTGTAAAAATATTCGCGTTACAGTTCACGTATACATTTACGTTTAGCTTCTCATTCCTATCCATTAAATCCCATCCTACCGCATTGAGAACAAACCCCAATAGAACCAAATTCAAAAGCCCAAACCTCTGCCCCCTCTCCATAGATGGCATTTGCTGTCCTGGCGGAAACGAATGAACCAAATAAGAAATCAAGTTTAAAATGTCCCGTTTCGCAACATGGCTCTGACCGCGTAACACAGAAGTGCTGGGCCAGAGGGCTGGTGCCGCGGTAATGGTAGCGGGGGCGAGGATACATGTTACATGCTACCTGGTTGCATTTACCTGGCGCCGTCGCGAAATTCAATTACTCGTGCACCATAAACCGATTaacttatataaatatttatatcgcTGAAATGCAGTCGGTCGCCAATGGCTTTATGGGTCGTAGCTCTTCCCTGTCGAATGGAGAAGGAGGAAGTGGAATCTATCTGGGCGGTTTACGGTTGTCATGTGCCCCTGCATATGCAAACAGTTTTCCCTGGATCGGGCCTTTTGGTCATTCAGAGAAATGGAGCTGTGgctgcaataatttaatttgcatttgcatttgttgCCGTTTATGGTCCACTCAAGTGTTGTCGGATCCGCTCCCATTCTCCGCTCCATTCATCGCCCCATGCGAGTGTTTAATGATAACACGCTAGGTGTCATCCACAGACAAGGACACTTGAGTCCCCAGTCCGGAGTCCGAACAGAAGCAGCCGCTGTAGACATGCCCCGGAAGGCATACATATCATTACAAAGCCATTACAGAGCCGTTTCACATGCAGTTGTTCAACTGAAAGGTACATGAAAAAATTGCATACACATTCGGTTTcaaattactcatacgccctgtttACCTACCTTTCATATATGAAGAtgtatttattgtttatttggtTAAGGCCATATTTCAGTCACAAAATGTGATCTTCTTTCACTGTTTATTTCTTCCGGTGCAGTTGAAACGTTGtaggtggcaagtggcaagtacTTGTCTCCATAAATAGTTGCTAAACAGCAATGGGCCAATGTAAGTGGCCAATGTGAAAGTGCTCCAGTTTTCCAAGCCCCCTATCCCGTCGCAGGGTCGCGAGGAACTATACAGGATCAGGGGCACGGGTTAATCTCGAGTGAAGTGATGCCCTCGACCTCGGCTGGTGTCTGATTAATTGACTTACGCAGCCTGGTGCGCAAACTAGTGGCAAACTTTGATTGCCCTCGGGCCTGGGCTTAGTGGGTCCTTTTATGCAGTGTGCATTAGTCACATGACTTATGCAAGGTCCCGGGGGTATCCCCACACATTCCTCTTGTCGGCATTTGGCCAGGCATTAATAATGCACGCGTGTGATTAGCAATTATGATGGTGTTGACCAGTAAACGGCAATAtttgattaaataaaattggcTGTCTAATTAATGAATTAGTAAGCCAAGcttattaagaaaaaaacacaaaacgaGATTAGTCATAAATTATTTGTTGCCAAAACCGTTTGAGGAATTTAGGAAAAATGTTCTATTAAAACTGTTTATTCAATTTATGTGAAATATTGATTTCCTAATTGAAGCATTAGAGATTGTTCATAAATTTAAATCGTCAAATAGTGATATGCATAATTTCTCATGCAGAACAGCCTTAACTATATTTCTTGGAAGCTTCTTTTCTAGAGACTCCAGCTGCGACCGTGTTTAAGCTCAAGCTGGCGCAGAAGTCCTTGCAACCTGTCCTTTGCCGCGTAGGCATTCCGCTGCTTCTCCAACTCTCGGGTAACCAGGCGCCGTTGCAGGTGCGACAGCTGCTGCCGAATCCACACATGATTATCCTGCAGCTGCCGTAACTTGGCCCGAACGTGGCCATCTCGGTCCCCAACCGAATCGACACACCAATCCAATCCCAGTTCCACGTCTTCCAGGTCGACGATTGTTGAATGCGCATCCATTGCGCAACGGCTGTGACTTCTGCGAGTTCTGCAcggaaataataattttaaaatataatatttatttaaaatttgatgCATTAAGAAACTaagtaaagacaataaaagAGTGTAGAAGTAGGATAACATTGTAAACCTAATTTTAATTGCTCCATCATTGCTCtttagatttaatttttattttcagtgcaCAAATCTGTTGGAGACTCAGAGGCGAGAAGTTGTAATAATTTATGCGTGCCAACTGGGTGGCAAACTTAAATCTAATCGCTTAATTCCGTGTTGAGAAAAACTTTGGCC
This window contains:
- the LOC6498870 gene encoding uncharacterized protein LOC6498870 isoform X2, with amino-acid sequence MDAHSTIVDLEDVELGLDWCVDSVGDRDGHVRAKLRQLQDNHVWIRQQLSHLQRRLVTRELEKQRNAYAAKDRLQGLLRQLELKHGRSWSL